A genome region from Geodermatophilus bullaregiensis includes the following:
- a CDS encoding amino acid ABC transporter ATP-binding protein, translated as MTTGSAAEAATVSGGERLVVEALGIHKSYGSLEVLRGVDLRVRPGEVTCLLGPSGSGKSTLLRCLNHLERVDAGTVRIDGELVGYRVKGDKVYELPKREVAQQRRNVGMVFQRFNLFPHMTVVQNVIEAPTRVLGQPRAEARERARELLAQVGLADKAQAYPVQLSGGQQQRVAIARALAMQPKLMLFDEPTSALDPELVGEVLDVMRRLADGGMTMVVVTHEIGFAREVGDTVVFLDGGVVVEEGTPADVLGRPQHERTRSFLSKVL; from the coding sequence ATGACGACCGGGTCTGCCGCGGAGGCCGCCACCGTGTCCGGAGGTGAGCGGCTGGTGGTGGAGGCGCTGGGCATCCACAAGTCCTACGGGTCCCTGGAGGTCCTCAGGGGCGTCGACCTGCGGGTGCGCCCCGGCGAGGTCACCTGCCTGCTGGGCCCCTCCGGGTCGGGCAAGTCCACCCTGCTGCGCTGCCTCAACCACCTCGAGCGGGTCGACGCCGGGACCGTCCGGATCGACGGGGAGCTGGTCGGTTACCGGGTCAAGGGCGACAAGGTCTACGAGCTGCCCAAGCGCGAGGTGGCCCAGCAGCGCCGCAACGTCGGCATGGTGTTCCAGCGGTTCAACCTCTTCCCCCACATGACGGTGGTGCAGAACGTCATCGAGGCGCCCACCCGGGTGCTGGGACAGCCGAGGGCCGAGGCCCGGGAACGGGCGCGGGAGCTGCTGGCCCAGGTCGGGCTGGCGGACAAGGCCCAGGCCTACCCCGTCCAGCTGTCCGGCGGCCAGCAGCAGCGGGTCGCGATCGCCCGGGCACTCGCCATGCAGCCCAAGCTCATGCTCTTCGACGAGCCCACCTCGGCCCTCGACCCCGAGCTGGTCGGCGAGGTGCTCGACGTGATGCGCCGCCTGGCCGACGGCGGGATGACGATGGTCGTGGTCACGCACGAGATCGGCTTCGCCCGCGAGGTCGGGGACACGGTCGTCTTCCTGGACGGCGGGGTCGTCGTCGAGGAGGGCACGCCCGCCGACGTGCTGGGCCGGCCGCAGCACGAGCGCACCCGCTCGTTCCTCAGCAAGGTGCTCTGA
- a CDS encoding ABC transporter substrate-binding protein translates to MSARRKSLTSRPVRGAALLVAVAALTAACGGASDGEGEETGAAASTAGGEAAAAVEADQELNAMLPADVRDAGTLEVGTEALYPPYEYLDEDGQTIIGLDPDLLDAITGRLGVEYTLTNTAFDGLLPALDGDRFDVVAAAVTDTTERQANYDFVDYFLAGQAIVVASGNPEGIEAVEDLCGQPVSVLVSSAQESLLNQFNGEQCAADPIQITSLPTDQDALLQVQSGRATASFTQEPVGRYNAAQIAGGNAFEVANSETLFPSPLGYVFDKEDTELRDAWQAALQSLIEDGTYTEILESHGLESGAVDEATINAGTQ, encoded by the coding sequence ATGTCCGCGCGCCGCAAGTCACTGACGTCCCGCCCCGTCCGCGGTGCGGCCCTGCTCGTGGCCGTCGCGGCACTCACCGCCGCGTGCGGCGGCGCGTCCGACGGGGAGGGCGAGGAGACCGGGGCGGCCGCGTCCACGGCCGGCGGCGAGGCCGCGGCCGCGGTGGAGGCCGACCAGGAGCTCAACGCCATGCTCCCGGCCGACGTCCGGGACGCCGGCACGCTCGAGGTCGGCACCGAGGCCCTGTACCCGCCCTACGAGTACCTCGACGAGGACGGCCAGACGATCATCGGGCTCGACCCGGACCTGCTCGACGCGATCACCGGCCGGCTGGGCGTCGAGTACACGCTCACCAACACCGCCTTCGACGGGCTGCTGCCGGCGCTGGACGGCGACCGGTTCGACGTGGTCGCCGCCGCGGTCACCGACACCACCGAGCGGCAGGCGAACTACGACTTCGTCGACTACTTCCTGGCCGGCCAGGCGATCGTGGTCGCCTCGGGCAACCCGGAGGGCATCGAGGCGGTCGAGGACCTCTGCGGCCAGCCGGTCTCGGTGCTGGTGTCCTCGGCGCAGGAGTCCCTGCTCAACCAGTTCAACGGCGAGCAGTGCGCCGCCGACCCGATCCAGATCACGTCCCTGCCGACCGACCAGGACGCGCTGCTGCAGGTGCAGAGCGGGCGGGCGACGGCCAGCTTCACCCAGGAGCCGGTCGGCCGCTACAACGCCGCCCAGATCGCCGGCGGCAACGCCTTCGAGGTGGCCAACTCCGAGACCCTGTTCCCGAGCCCGCTCGGCTACGTCTTCGACAAGGAGGACACCGAGCTGCGCGACGCCTGGCAGGCCGCGCTGCAGTCCCTGATCGAGGACGGGACCTACACCGAGATCCTGGAGTCCCACGGGCTGGAGTCCGGCGCGGTCGACGAGGCCACGATCAACGCCGGCACGCAGTGA
- a CDS encoding phosphotransferase, with product MGVVVGEPSPEPPGGRVLDLGVEQVRALVAERYGWRPRRIEPVEGELATICRLEDDAGRGFAVKVTRDEAEERPALEWRTAVMTRLAGEGQPVPGVLPDRSGSAVSGADAGGIPVLVVVEEWLTGLPLHAAEVDRDLLRAVGGTAARLSAALATAPPPPPGLTHVWEASRGRRTILQALPDVRDPVVRELAAAAAEGFAADVAPHLAGLPRTVVHQDLHDANLLVGRVGGRPRVIGVLDFGDMLLGLRVAELAVAAGYAARLTADPLRGLLDVVAGWGREASLDDAEAQVLLPLARTRLAVNAAVWAARSSGTRAVYAAARSARSVPALRALLAADRDAVAAEVRRLTRG from the coding sequence GTGGGCGTGGTCGTGGGCGAGCCCTCCCCGGAGCCGCCGGGCGGGCGGGTCCTCGACCTCGGCGTCGAGCAGGTGCGGGCCCTCGTCGCCGAGCGCTACGGGTGGCGGCCCCGGCGGATCGAGCCGGTCGAGGGGGAGCTGGCCACCATCTGCCGCCTGGAGGACGACGCCGGCCGCGGCTTCGCGGTCAAGGTCACCCGGGACGAGGCGGAGGAGCGCCCGGCGCTCGAGTGGCGCACCGCCGTGATGACCCGCCTGGCCGGCGAGGGGCAGCCCGTGCCCGGCGTCCTCCCCGACCGCAGCGGGTCGGCCGTGTCCGGAGCCGACGCCGGCGGGATCCCCGTCCTGGTGGTGGTGGAGGAGTGGCTGACCGGTCTCCCGCTGCACGCGGCCGAGGTGGACCGGGACCTGCTGCGCGCGGTCGGCGGGACCGCCGCCCGGCTCTCCGCGGCCCTCGCCACCGCGCCTCCGCCGCCACCGGGCCTGACCCACGTGTGGGAGGCCTCCCGCGGACGGCGGACCATCCTGCAGGCGCTGCCCGACGTCCGGGACCCGGTGGTCCGGGAGCTCGCCGCCGCGGCCGCCGAGGGGTTCGCCGCCGACGTGGCGCCGCACCTCGCCGGGCTGCCGCGCACCGTCGTGCACCAGGACCTGCACGACGCCAACCTCCTCGTCGGGCGGGTCGGCGGGCGCCCCCGGGTGATCGGGGTCCTCGACTTCGGCGACATGCTGCTGGGGCTGCGGGTGGCCGAGCTGGCGGTGGCAGCCGGCTACGCCGCCCGGCTCACCGCCGATCCGCTGCGGGGGCTGCTCGACGTGGTCGCCGGCTGGGGCCGGGAGGCGTCGCTGGACGACGCGGAGGCGCAGGTCCTCCTCCCGCTGGCCCGGACGCGGCTGGCGGTCAACGCCGCGGTGTGGGCCGCCCGCTCGTCGGGGACGCGGGCCGTCTACGCGGCCGCCCGGTCCGCGCGCTCGGTGCCCGCCCTCCGGGCACTGCTGGCCGCCGACCGGGACGCCGTGGCCGCCGAGGTGCGCCGGCTCACCCGCGGCTGA
- a CDS encoding amino acid ABC transporter permease: MTASTPSRTAAAPPDPGTLKAVPVRHYGQWVAAVVCLGLLVLLVRAVATNETIQWDVIGSRIFFDAILDGLVTTIWLTVASMVLGVLGGVLVAVLRLSDNLLLRSISAAFVWLFRGTPVLVQILIWFNLALFFPRLGFGSASVSTNDLITPFTAALLALTLNEAAYMSEIVRGGILAVDGGQREAAEALGMTSGLVLRRIVLPQAMKVIIPPTGNELVTLLKTTSLVAVIGAGDLLTQAQAVGATDFTRLEMLIVASIWYLVLTTIASAGQALLERRFLRGSTHARGRSSLLRRIATDLRPGRNQAAGAVPAPVPPSEERDAR; encoded by the coding sequence GTGACCGCGTCCACCCCGTCGCGCACCGCGGCGGCTCCTCCCGACCCCGGCACGCTGAAGGCCGTCCCGGTCCGCCACTACGGGCAGTGGGTGGCCGCCGTCGTCTGCCTGGGGCTGCTGGTCCTGCTGGTCCGCGCCGTGGCGACGAACGAGACGATCCAGTGGGACGTCATCGGGTCCCGGATCTTCTTCGACGCCATCCTCGACGGCCTGGTGACCACGATCTGGCTCACCGTGGCCAGCATGGTCCTGGGCGTCCTCGGCGGCGTGCTCGTCGCGGTGCTCCGGCTGTCGGACAACCTGCTGCTGAGGAGCATCAGCGCCGCCTTCGTGTGGCTGTTCCGCGGCACCCCGGTGCTCGTGCAGATCCTCATCTGGTTCAACCTGGCGCTGTTCTTCCCGCGGCTGGGGTTCGGCAGCGCGAGCGTCTCGACCAACGACCTGATCACCCCGTTCACGGCGGCGCTGCTGGCGCTGACCCTCAACGAGGCCGCCTACATGTCCGAGATCGTCCGCGGCGGGATCCTCGCCGTGGACGGCGGCCAGCGGGAGGCCGCCGAGGCGCTCGGGATGACCAGCGGCCTGGTGCTGCGGCGGATCGTCCTGCCGCAGGCGATGAAGGTGATCATCCCGCCGACGGGCAACGAGCTGGTGACGCTGCTGAAGACGACCTCGCTGGTCGCGGTCATCGGTGCCGGCGACCTGCTCACCCAGGCCCAGGCCGTGGGCGCCACCGACTTCACCCGCCTGGAGATGCTCATCGTCGCCAGCATCTGGTACCTGGTCCTCACGACGATCGCCAGCGCCGGCCAGGCGCTGCTCGAGCGCCGCTTCCTGCGGGGCAGCACGCACGCCCGCGGCCGGTCCTCGCTGCTGCGGCGGATCGCGACGGACCTGCGGCCGGGACGCAACCAGGCGGCCGGCGCGGTCCCCGCGCCGGTGCCCCCGTCCGAGGAGAGGGACGCGCGCTGA